DNA sequence from the Pempheris klunzingeri isolate RE-2024b chromosome 9, fPemKlu1.hap1, whole genome shotgun sequence genome:
CGGAttacagacaacacagacactcACCCATAACAATGACTCAATGGGTTCTGGGTGTAGCAATCCCATGATGCCATGGTACCAGGAGAGGCCTGCTCCCATCATAAAGATGCCCACCCCGCTGATGAGGGAGGCGATGTAGCGCATGTTGGAGAAGCCATACCTGGCAAAGATAAATGGTTTCGATTACAGCCGACCAGAACCAGTTCTCACCCTACAACATAATTTAGGCCACCATTATTGTTTAATAGATACACACACCTACCCTCTGCACAAACGCTGTCCGCACATTAATGGTTACCTATACAAACTTAAAATTAAAATTGCTCTACTTAAGCTGTAAATAAAACTACTGAAactatgtttatatttttttctgaacaaGCTACACGCCTCCTCTTTGGTGTTATAATGACCCATTTTCCTTTGGGAAATGCTCACGTTCCTACTACTACTTTCTCACGGTGACAGTACAGTAAGGTGTGGTGCTTACGGGTGCCCGGCATCAGGGTTGCGGACAGACTGGCTGATCCCCAGGGCGAGCAGGGCCTGGTTGCAGGTGTCAGCCAGAGAGTGGATGGCCTCTGAGAACATGCTAGCGGATCCGGTGTAGACCCAGGCCAGGAGCTTGAAGAAGAAATTCAGACCGTTGCTgaggacaaagaaaacaagtagATGAAGCACTTGTAGGGCAATGAAAAAGTTTAGctaaaagatattttaaaggTGGAATGATATggattttcctaaaaaaaatatgatttatatattcatataaaaataatgcCTCTCAATCATCACTTATAACCCACTAGAAGTGTGTGAcggtgtctgtgtctctgtgtatctGCAGAGATTCTGCTGCCCTCTGCAAgtattttctgttgttgtttttgggcATCACCCTTTGGGCAATGGGTGTGTAGCCACCAGCAAAATCCCAACCAGGTGCCAGATGGTAAGGGCACATCCTAAAGAAAGCTACAAAAAACGGTGGGCGCAGTGctgaaaaaaagcaaacattgtGAGGCAAAACTAGTTCTGACTGTGATGTAACGGTTAGCTTGTACCGGACATAAAAACATAGTTAGCGCAGTGATAATGTGGCTGTGCAATGTAGGGTAGACAAACCTAGCAGTAAACCCAAATTTGGCTGCATGTTTAAGTTCAACAGAATAACAACACCATTACTCCCATTTTCCTTTACACAACTATTCATTTATCACAAAGCTTGATGCTTCCCAATCACAGaattcacacacagactcgACCTCTCCTCTGCTGACCACTTAACTAATTGAgtcctgtgagtgtttgtgcatgctcAGTGAAGGAAACgttttgtgtgttcatgtgactGCACATGTCCTCTAACACAATCATCCTAATCCAATAGGCCAAAGAACTTGATGTGATACAGGCTCTCATGCAACTCCCAGTACAGATTTTCACTTGTTTTAGATCTATAGACTAACCAGTGTCAAAGCTCCACAGTGTATTTCTTCAGAACAAAACATCTCAAATCAAAGAAAGTCTGCTGTCCAAATGTGGTCGTTATCCAGTCTGGACTTTTGCAACAAGTTTATCCACACCAGATTTCTGCGTCCTAACAGTGATACTTATCcgacatactgtatgtagtaGCCCTGCTGAGAACAGACTCGTGGTTCCTCTCTAATCTAATACCTCCCACTGTGTGTGCTACAGCTCAGTAAAGTCACTGAGTGCAGAAAGACTTCACAGCAACACCAAACAGCGTTCAGGGACAAGGAAGACTGCCGGGTATGAAAACTTACATGCAAATAGCGACCATGACCACCTTCCCGGGCCCTTGTAGAAACGTTCCTCCCCTCTTGCCCGATCGAGGCTTTGCGAAACAAAGAATTTAAACCATTGTAATCATCTTCATGGTGAAATTAAGTAATTTAGCAGCCTGCCTTTGAAATAATATGCACATGATCAGGAGTTTCCATCCCGTTGTAAATGTTAAACTTATACATTTAATGTCATCTAATGAAGCTTACTGTGGAGTTACAAAACCATCCAGCACGGTACAGAATATACAATGACATACAAGAGTAGTGCagaacagtacagtacagtcatCGAAATAACATCCGCACCCTACAGTAAAGAGGGGGGACTGCATGAATGGCAACAGATAATGACACTAgcatatacagtaaatgcagtGACCTCAGCAACAGgtcacatacagtaaatacaccACTGGGTGTTAATGGGGTACCTTGGGCATGGTGACAGGAGTATCCACATTATGTCCTCTTTCACATATCAAACAAGATTTGGAGGAGCGGTCATATTGTTAAACAAAATGGCAggccaaaaaaaggaaaatgctcACCTTAGTGTTTCCCCAAAAGTCTTTATATTCCTTCAACAACTGTTGATTCCGAAAAATATCTGGAGGTCAGCAAACAAGAAACACTAATAAGACAATATGTCAAGAGATTGCAGCCCAACAAATTAATGACAAAACGCGGCTTGAGCTTGATTCTAACATTAAAGCACAAGTTCAACATTACGAAACGTGCTTATTCGCTCTCTGGCGAAGAGTTACATAAGAAGGTCAATACCactcttgtttttgtctgttaaaTATAAGGCTACAGCCAGTAGCTTGTTAGCTTAACTCAGTACAGAGACCGGAAACAGCTAACCTGACTCCCTCCAAAGGCGGTAAAATCTGCCTAAAGCTCACTGCCTACCACTTGTTTGCTCAATTCCCATAAAATTAGTCATTTTTCGTAAAGTAATGCGCCTCTTGGTCATGAcaagtaacttcctggagtctccgctggttgcctagcaactgCCCAGAGCCAAGAAATAGTCGAGCACAAACCCTTGAAAgaaatggtttgtttttatataggaacaaaatacaacatattAATCAGTGAACTTAAACTGGAAgatgttttttattatcatttaacaGCAAGCTAGctattttcagtctttgtgctaggCTAAACTAACCAGCTCTAGCCCCATATTTAGCACATAAATATGAAAGTGTTGAACTTTTGCTATTGCATGTTTACATAGATGCTCATGCCGCCAGGGAAAAATATAAACTTACTCTCTTGgtactctctctcctcctctttcctgaGATTTCTCTCTCGGGCCAGAGCTTCAGGGCTTCCCCATACGTCTAGTGCTCTAAGGGTcgcagagagaaataaatgaatcaataaaaaaatcacagccATAATTTGTGGGAAAACATATAGTGTTTTAGTGTAACATCTCTTAAAGAGTAAAGCAAAAGGGTGTAGGACTAACTTGGCCTCAACATCTGACCGCAAAAAGACAGTGAAAGCCTCTGTGTCGTCGTGGGGGCTGCGTCTTCTGATCTTTCTAAGCTGTTCCAGATCACTGTAGACACATAAGGGAGGTGGGTGAGACAAAGGTTCAGGAGGGCCTGCTATGAGCAATGTTTAGCTGTCTTCTCCCAGCTAATCACAAGAGCATGTTTACCAATCAACAGAGGAATTTGTATTGTGCTCTGCCAGCATCTCAGCCAGCACTGAACAGACAGACCAGCATTCAACACCATTAATTCATCTTCACAATGATGACATGtaatatatttaattcattaacaTAAAACCGTTGGTTTGATGAACAGAAGTTACCTCGGTTTGAGGCAGAACTCATTCATGGCTCTGACCGCAGTGATAAAGTTGTTCTTAGTGTACTTGGATCCATATTCCCTTTTCTTCAGGACTGCCCGAACTGCGTGTGACAACAGAGAGTACAGTAAATCAGTACGAGTGCAGCCTTTAAATCGGTTTCATGTGAAGCACACACAAATGTCATTGGTTACCTTTCACTTGAATTGTCTCAGCCTTAGTCAGCCCCTGAGGTGTTGAATCtataaaagcaaatattttataTGGAATGAGAAAAGTAAACTCAAATTTCATCCAGGAGCCCTCCGAAACTCTCAACTTATTAGAACTATTTTCTGATGCTTGCGTTGACACTTAATAACAGTTTCAAAAGGGGAAAATAGTAAACGATAATGTGCAAtgccacacaaaaacaagagaaaacaggCAACAAACATCCCTCCAACTTCGAACATTGAAGTCTGTCACCTGATGAAACCGGGGTGGCTTTCGCAGCACCAGACAAGACCTTTTCAGCTGATGGAGCATCATCTGATGCTGATTTTGGAGGACCATCTTTACTGTTGCCAGAGGTAGAGTAGTACTGCACCTTGCCCAGCCCTAGAGAGGCAACACGGCAGTCTGGAAGGCTGAACCACAAGTTATGTATGCCTCCACTCTGCCAACCTGTGCAACAGAAAacgtgattttaaaaaaaagagccgTAATGCATAAGTAGCAATCCTGACTGTGCACTCACACGAATTTAACAGcaatcaaaaacagaaacagtgaagCTAAGTGCCTAAAAGCACCTCGATAAGAGGCCCCTTACCGTAGCCCAGCTGGGGGAACCTCGCGGACCGGTGTGACAGAGGCGCCCTGTGCTGCAAAGAGACCCTGCAGAAGACGTGCCATGGTCTGTGGGCCAGGCTGGGGAACATCCTCGCTCTAGCGGGGCTCGGTTCTCAAGTGCAGGAACTTTCTATGCGGAGTAACAGATAACGTTAGCCCGGTCACTGTTATGTTTTAGCTTGTCATTTAACCCAATTCAGGCAGATTAACGTCAAGACTGCTGCTGCCATTGATAATCACTTGACTAGTCAACTAATGCCTTTGCTGGCCGGCTGACGCTGCTACTTGGCACTAGCAGAGACCGGCGGGTATGCATTCACAAACTCGGCTAAcctagcttgctagctaactAGCACCGTAAGCTAGCATCGTTATCCGCCGT
Encoded proteins:
- the slc30a9 gene encoding proton-coupled zinc antiporter SLC30A9, mitochondrial; protein product: MFPSLAHRPWHVFCRVSLQHRAPLSHRSARFPQLGYGWQSGGIHNLWFSLPDCRVASLGLGKVQYYSTSGNSKDGPPKSASDDAPSAEKVLSGAAKATPVSSDSTPQGLTKAETIQVKVRAVLKKREYGSKYTKNNFITAVRAMNEFCLKPSDLEQLRKIRRRSPHDDTEAFTVFLRSDVEAKALDVWGSPEALARERNLRKEEEREYQENIFRNQQLLKEYKDFWGNTKPRSGKRGGTFLQGPGKVVMVAICINGLNFFFKLLAWVYTGSASMFSEAIHSLADTCNQALLALGISQSVRNPDAGHPYGFSNMRYIASLISGVGIFMMGAGLSWYHGIMGLLHPEPIESLLWAYCILAGSLVSEGATLLVAVNEIKRSARQNGLSFYEYVMQSRDPSTNVVLLEDAAAVLGVILAAGCMGLTSLTGNPHFDSLGSLGVGTLLGAVSAFLIYTNTEALLGRSIQAERVQKLTEFLENDPAVRAIHDVKATDMGLSKVRFKAEVDFDGRVVTRSYLEKQDIDQILNDIQQVKTPEELENFMLKHGENIIDTLGAEVDRLEKELKQRNPEVRHVDLEIL